A region of the Nocardia higoensis genome:
CCGCGATGATGACCACCAGGCGGTCGCGGTCGTTCTCCATCCGCGCCAGCAACGTGTCCACGGCCTCGCGGCCGAAGGCATCACCACCGGACAGGCCGGTCTGGATCAGCGTGTACGCCTCGTCGATGAACAGCACGCCGTCCATCGCGGTGTCGATCAGCTTGTCGGTCTTGATCGCGGTGCTGCCCAGGTGCTGGCCGACGAGATCCATGCGCTTGGCCTCGACGACCTTGTCGGTCTTGAGCAGTCCGACACCGCAGTAGATCTTGGCGACGACGCGGGCGATGGTCGTCTTGCCGGTGCCGGGCGGGCCGGTGAACGCCAGGTGATTGCCGCGTGGCACGCTGGCCATGCCCTTCTCCGCGCGGATCTTCGCCAACTGCGCGGTGGCCTGCAGTTTGGCCACCTGCGTTTTCACCGAGTCCAAACCGATCTGGCGGTCGAGTTCGGCGCGTGCCTCGGCCAGGATCCGTTTCGCGCGATCCTCGGCGTCGGCGCTCTGCATCTGCTCCGCCGACGGCGCGGACGCCGGGTCCCATCGGTCGGTCCTGGCGTCGATGGATTCTTTCGTGGTGACCGTGAGGCGGTAGGTGCGGTCGCGCATCGCGGCGGTGTTGGCCGCGAAATCCGGTGCCTGCGAATAGACCTTCTCGAACAGGGACTGCGCCTTGTCCTCCTCGCCGGTCTCGCGCAGGCACAGGCCACGGCAGAACATGGCGGTGGTGCGCGCGGCCGGGATCGGGCCGGCCTCGGCCTGTTCCATGCGACGGATCGCCTCGCCGAACAAGCCCAGCTGAGCACACGCGGTGCCCACCATGACGTGCGCGCCCGAGGCCAGGTACGGATCGTCCCATTCGGCCGATCCCGCGAGCACGCTCATCACGTCGGGCCAGCGCTGGGTGTTGAAGTGCAGAACACCGCGGACATAGGCGCTGATCCTGTCGTCGGCCACCCGATCGGTGTCGGAGGTGAGCCGACGGCGATGCTCGGAGAGGGCGTCGAGCACCTTCTCGGCCTCGTCGTACTCTTTCTCGCCGATCAGGTGCGCCGCCTTGGCCAGGCAGATCTCGGTGTAACTGGACAGCGGGTAGTCGATGTACAGGCCGGACAGGAATCGGCCGGACAGCGCGCGCGGCGCCAGGCCGAGGCGGCGCTGTTCGCGGTAGAGCGTCGTCGTGCTGGTCTTGTAGAGGTTGTGCAGGACCTCGGCGGTCACCTCGCCCGCGGCGGCGCGCCCCAGCCAGGCGTCGCACATCGACGGATCCCATTCGGTCGCACGCTGAAACGCCAGTTTCGCGTACTCCAGATCACGGACCGACTCCTGGCCGTCGATGGTGAGCCCGAGTGAGAGCACCCCCGCGTCGAAGGCGCGTTGCGCTTGTCTGTTGCCGCTCATCGAAGCCGGTCCCTCTGGTGTTCACCAGTGATACTGCCTGCGTTCATGTTTCAGCCAGCCTACCGATCGCGTGCGTTGATCCTGTCCGATACATTAGGTTTCGCTGCCGGTCCGCCGCAACGCGTGCACCGTGTGGTGTGTGAACGGCACCGCGCGATCGCGCACGGCTCGCGGGAATTCCCGCCGAATGCGCGAGTGGGTCGGATAGGTTCGTTGTCGGGAATGTTCAGTAGGGAACTGGGGTCGTTCAGCAATTGACCGAATCGCTGAGCAGTGGCGCGGTAGCCGCTGAACCCGAACTGTGCCGGGTCTCCGTGATCGGCGGCAACACGCAGGTGGACGTCGGTCTGCCCGCGACCGTACCGATCGCTTCGTTCATGCGGGATCTCGTGTCGCTGATCGAATCCCGCACTCAGGATCCGGTGGACAGCGAGGACGGCGGCGCGCCGTTGGAGCCCCAGCACTGGACGTTGGCCCGGCTGGGCCGCGAGGCCATCCCGCCGAGCCGCAGCCTCACCGAAGCCGAGGTGTACGACGGCGAACTGCTGGTGCTGCGCGCGGTGACGGCCAAGGAATCACCCGCGCTGTTCGACGACGTCATCGACGCGGTCTCGCGTCTGACGGCTGAGGACCATCACAGCTGGTCGCCGGGATCGGCGCGCTGGACGGGCCTGGCCGCGGGCGTGGCGACAGTGCTGCTGGCGCTGATGCTCTTCGCGGTCGGCCGGTCGCACGGCGGCGGGCTCGCCGCACCCTTCCTGGCGACCGGCGGCGGCCTCGCCGCCACGGCCGGTGCCGTGATCGCGGCGCGCAAGTACACCGACCACTTGACCGCACTGTGGTTGTCGCTGACCGCGCTGCTGCTGTTCTTCGGTGGGGCAGCGCTTTTCGTGCCCGGCGAGCTGGGCAGTCCGCATCTGATGCTGGGCTGCTCGGCCACCCTGGTGATCGCCGTCGGGCTGTATCGCGCGACCGGGGTGGGCGCGACATTGTGTGCGGCGGCAGTGACGCTCACGCTGTTCGGCGGCGTGGCCGCGCTCGTGCGGATGGTGTGGGAGCCATCGCTGCCCAAGATCGCCGTCGGCATGTTGGTCGGTGCGATCATCCTGATCTCCATGATTCCCCGGCTCGCCGCTGTCGCGGCCCGGCTGCCGGTGCCTCCGGTGCCGACGGCGGGCGCGGCCATCGATCCGGCCGATCACGAACAGCGACCGACCATCGAGGGCATCGGTGCGATCGGTGCGACGGCCCTGCCGTCGGCGGCCGGGTTGGGACAGCGAGCCCGGGCGGCCAACCAGTACCAGACGGGCATGGTCATCGGCAGCGCGGTCGCCGCGACCGTCGGTGCGCTCGGCACCGCCGACCCCCTGGGCCAGGTGCGCTGGCAGGGCCTGACGCTGGCGGTGATCACCGCGATCATCCTCTGCCTGCGCGGACGCGCGTTCGCCGATCTCGTGCAGGCGGGCACGCTGATCGTGGCCGGCGCATCGGTGATCGCCGGGCTGCTGACCGGGCTCGCTTTCGGCGACTCCGGACTGCTGCTGCTCTCGGGTGGCCTGCTGCTGGCTCTGGCCGCCGCGGTCGTGACCTTCGGCGTCATCGGTCCGCACCTCGAGATCACCCCGGTCACCAGGCGGATCGGCGAGATCTTCGAATACCTGCTGATCTGCGCCATCATCCCGCTGGCGCTGTGGCTGCTCGATGTCTACTCGATGGCGAGGAACCTGAACCTATGACCGGGCGGCTGGGGCTGCGCCGCGGCATCGGAATCATCAGCGCCGCCCTTGTTCTCGGCACGGCGTCGTTCGGGCGGCCTGCCCCGGCAGCGGCGATCGATCCACCCGCGGTCGACGACGCGGCGCTGGGTGCGGCGTTGGCGATCAGCGGCAGACCCGCGCCGCTCGAGCCGACCGAACAGCGCTCGGTGTGTGCCGAACCGATGCTCACCGGCGCCCCGCCCATGGAACCATCGGTGGCGCAGGCGGTTCTGGACCTTCCGACCGCGTGGCAGTTCAGCCGCGGGGCGGGCCAGAAAGTGGCCGTCATCGACACCGGCGTGAACCGCCATCCACGTCTGCCCGCGCTGCAACCGGGTGGCGACTACGTCTCCGACACCGACGGCACGGTGGACTGCGACGGACACGGCACCCTCGTCGCGGGCATCATCGCCGCCGTGCCCAGTCCCGACGACGCGTTCGTCGGTGTGGCCCCCGAGGCCGAGATTCTCGCCATCCGCCAGCTCAGCCTTGCCTACGAGCCCAAGGACCGCCGGTCCGGCGAGCAGTCCGGCGCCATCACCACCTCCGGCTACGGCAACGTGCTCACCTTGGCGGGCGCGGTCGTGCGGGCCGTGGACATGGGCGCCACCGTCATCAACATCTCCGAGGTCGCCTGTTCGACCGCGGGCGGGACGCCGCAGGACGGCGCGCTGGGCGCGGCCGTCAAATACGCCTTCGACCGCAACGTCGTCGTCGTCGCCGCCGCGGGCAACATGCAGTCCGAGGGCGCCTGTAAGACGCAGAACGAACAGCCCGGCTGGTCCGCGGTGCAGACGGTGGCCAGCCCGGCATGGTTCGATCCGTACGTGCTCTCGGTCGCCTCCATCGACCCCAACGGCATGGTCTCGGAACTCTCGCTGCACGGACCGTGGATACGCGCGGCCGCCATCGGGCGCGGGATCGTCTCGCTCGACAGCAAGCCCGGCGGCACCGGCCTGGTCGACGGAGTACAGACCAGCGAGGGCGTCAGCCCCATCGAGGGCACCAGTTTCGCGGCACCCTATGTGTCCGGTCTGGTCGCCCTGGTCCGGGCCCGGTTCCCGGAATTGAACGCCGCGCAGGTCATCGACCGCGTCATCCGCACCGCGCACGCGCCGGGCACCGGCCGCGACGACGAACTCGGCCACGGCCTGATAGACCCGGTCGCCGCACTGACCGCCGACCTGCCGGATCAGCCGGTCCACGCCGGGGCCGACACGCCGCGGGCACTACCCGCGCCGTTCCGTCCGCCCGGGCCCGACCCGCTGCCGCGCCGGGTGGCCGCCATCGGCTCCATCACGGCCCTGGCCGTTCTCGGCATCGGCGCCGCACTGTCGATTCCGTTCCGCAACCGGCGCGAACTCGATCTCGACCACCTCGACCGGGAAAACACTGAGGGATAGCGAATGGTCACCGAAGGTTTCGTGCGCCGCCCCCGCATCGCGCCACCACGCGCGCCAGGCGGGGAGGTGGCGCTGAACGCGCCGCCGGAGATCCCCAGGCCGCTGCCCGCGCCGCTGCTGATGAAACTGATGCCGGTCGTGATGGTCGTCGCGGTTGTCGGCATGATCGCGATGATGGCCATGATGGGTCGCAACCTGCTGGC
Encoded here:
- the eccA gene encoding type VII secretion AAA-ATPase EccA, giving the protein MSGNRQAQRAFDAGVLSLGLTIDGQESVRDLEYAKLAFQRATEWDPSMCDAWLGRAAAGEVTAEVLHNLYKTSTTTLYREQRRLGLAPRALSGRFLSGLYIDYPLSSYTEICLAKAAHLIGEKEYDEAEKVLDALSEHRRRLTSDTDRVADDRISAYVRGVLHFNTQRWPDVMSVLAGSAEWDDPYLASGAHVMVGTACAQLGLFGEAIRRMEQAEAGPIPAARTTAMFCRGLCLRETGEEDKAQSLFEKVYSQAPDFAANTAAMRDRTYRLTVTTKESIDARTDRWDPASAPSAEQMQSADAEDRAKRILAEARAELDRQIGLDSVKTQVAKLQATAQLAKIRAEKGMASVPRGNHLAFTGPPGTGKTTIARVVAKIYCGVGLLKTDKVVEAKRMDLVGQHLGSTAIKTDKLIDTAMDGVLFIDEAYTLIQTGLSGGDAFGREAVDTLLARMENDRDRLVVIIAGYDGEIDRLLAANDGLASRFAKRLQFPSYTPSELGRIGKLIAESRDSELSEEALALLEKACEGLYNSERVDQSGQPRRGIDLAGNGRFVRNVIEAAEEEREFRLANDDSLDLSTVDEAVLMRIEAADMHAALTGVLASLGVTNPS
- the eccD gene encoding type VII secretion integral membrane protein EccD; amino-acid sequence: MTESLSSGAVAAEPELCRVSVIGGNTQVDVGLPATVPIASFMRDLVSLIESRTQDPVDSEDGGAPLEPQHWTLARLGREAIPPSRSLTEAEVYDGELLVLRAVTAKESPALFDDVIDAVSRLTAEDHHSWSPGSARWTGLAAGVATVLLALMLFAVGRSHGGGLAAPFLATGGGLAATAGAVIAARKYTDHLTALWLSLTALLLFFGGAALFVPGELGSPHLMLGCSATLVIAVGLYRATGVGATLCAAAVTLTLFGGVAALVRMVWEPSLPKIAVGMLVGAIILISMIPRLAAVAARLPVPPVPTAGAAIDPADHEQRPTIEGIGAIGATALPSAAGLGQRARAANQYQTGMVIGSAVAATVGALGTADPLGQVRWQGLTLAVITAIILCLRGRAFADLVQAGTLIVAGASVIAGLLTGLAFGDSGLLLLSGGLLLALAAAVVTFGVIGPHLEITPVTRRIGEIFEYLLICAIIPLALWLLDVYSMARNLNL
- the mycP gene encoding type VII secretion-associated serine protease mycosin; its protein translation is MTGRLGLRRGIGIISAALVLGTASFGRPAPAAAIDPPAVDDAALGAALAISGRPAPLEPTEQRSVCAEPMLTGAPPMEPSVAQAVLDLPTAWQFSRGAGQKVAVIDTGVNRHPRLPALQPGGDYVSDTDGTVDCDGHGTLVAGIIAAVPSPDDAFVGVAPEAEILAIRQLSLAYEPKDRRSGEQSGAITTSGYGNVLTLAGAVVRAVDMGATVINISEVACSTAGGTPQDGALGAAVKYAFDRNVVVVAAAGNMQSEGACKTQNEQPGWSAVQTVASPAWFDPYVLSVASIDPNGMVSELSLHGPWIRAAAIGRGIVSLDSKPGGTGLVDGVQTSEGVSPIEGTSFAAPYVSGLVALVRARFPELNAAQVIDRVIRTAHAPGTGRDDELGHGLIDPVAALTADLPDQPVHAGADTPRALPAPFRPPGPDPLPRRVAAIGSITALAVLGIGAALSIPFRNRRELDLDHLDRENTEG